One window of Papaver somniferum cultivar HN1 chromosome 9, ASM357369v1, whole genome shotgun sequence genomic DNA carries:
- the LOC113313634 gene encoding cationic amino acid transporter 7, chloroplastic-like, which yields MGESHGSSSTPSSFSSLRSYGKAIIEIPKRLHRRAGSVTTTFEEMSRVKARSGSDMHKSLRWYDLVGFGIGGMVGAGVFVTTGRATRLYAGPAVIISYAIAGLCALLSAFCYTEFAVDMPVAGGAFSYLRITFGEFAAFLTGANLVMEYVFSNAAVARSFTAYLGATFGISATEKWRITVSGLPDGFNQLDFIAVAVILIISLIICHSTRESSVMNMVLTALHILFIGFIIVMGFWKGDSKNFTEPANPDKNPSGFFPYGISGVFNGAAMVYLSYIGYDAVSTMAEEVRNPIKDIPIGVSGSVFLVTILYCLMAASMSKLVPYDAIDTEAPFSSAFKGSDGWGWVSNVIGGGASFGILTSLMVSMLGQARYLCVIGRSNIVPSWFARVHPKTSTPVNASAFLGLLTAVISLFTDLNVLLNLVSIGTLFVFYMVANAVIYRRYVSIGTTNPWPTFSFLFSFSFIAILFTFLWQFASPGKTKSVILGTCMGILVGILLAFNMLVPQTRKPEYWGVPLMPWIPSISIFLNVFLLGCQDGPSYIRFGVFSGVVILFYVFYSVHASFDAEGQCCAQNYKELERNPENITENGSISKV from the exons ATGGGAGAAAGCCATGGAtcatcatcaacaccatcatCGTTTTCAAGTTTGCGATCATATGGAAAAGCAATAATTGAGATCCCGAAAAGATTACACCGAAGGGCCGGTTCGGTAACAACAACATTTGAAGAGATGAGCCGAGTTAAAGCACGATCCGGCTCAGACATGCATAAAAGTTTAAGATGGTATGATTTAGTTGGGTTTGGAATTGGTGGTATGGTCGGTGCTGGTGTTTTTGTTACTACCGGTAGAGCGACTAGACTTTATGCTGGTCCGGCTGTGATTATTTCTTATGCCATTGCTGGTCTTTGTGCTCTTCTCTCTGCTTTTTGCTATACTGAATTTGCTGTTGATATGCCTGTTGCTGGTGGTGCTTTTAGTTATCTCAGGATCACCTTCG GGGAATTTGCAGCGTTTTTAACTGGTGCAAATTTGgtaatggagtatgttttttctAATGCTGCTGTCGCTAGAAGCTTTACTGCCTATTTAGGAGCAACTTTTGGGATATCTGcaacagagaaatggagaattaCTGTTTCTGGACTTCCTGATGGGTTTAATCAACTTGATTTCATCGCTGTTGCCGTCATTTTGATCATTTCACTCATCATTTGTCACAG TACAAGAGAAAGTTCAGTGATGAATATGGTGTTGACAGCTTTGCACATACTGTTTATAGGATTCATTATAGTGATGGGATTTTGGAAAGGAGATTCAAAGAATTTTACAGAACCAGCGAATCCAGATAAAAACCCAAGTGGGTTTTTCCCATACGGAATATCAGGAGTTTTTAATGGAGCGGCAATGGTTTATCTAAGTTATATCGGGTATGATGCTGTTTCAACAATGGCTGAAGAAGTTAGAAACCCAATAAAAGACATCCCAATTGGTGTTTCTGGTTCTGTCTTCCTTGTCACCATACTTTACTGTTTGATGGCTGCATCAATGTCTAAACTTGTGCCTTATGATGCA ATAGATACTGAAGCTCCATTTTCATCAGCATTCAAAGGATCAGACGGCTGGGGATGGGTTTCAAATGTAATAGGTGGTGGGGCTAGTTTTGGTATATTAACATCTTTGATGGTTTCGATGTTGGGCCAAGCTCGTTATCTATGTGTAATCGGGCGGTCTAATATCGTTCCATCTTGGTTCGCGAGGGTCCACCCTAAAACGTCAACTCCTGTCAACGCTTCGGCTTTTCTAG GGCTTTTGACAGCAGTGATATCCCTGTTTACGGACCTCAATGTCCTCCTAAATCTAGTATCGATCGGTACACTATTTGTCTTCTACATGGTAGCCAATGCAGTAATATATCGACGATATGTTTCAATTGGAACGACAAATCCGTGGCCGACATTTTCGtttcttttctccttttctttcattGCCATTTTATTCACTTTCCTTTGGCAATTTGCTTCACCGGGGAAGACAAAGTCAGTCATACTTGGTACTTGTATGGGTATCTTGGTTGGGATTTTACTAGCTTTTAACATGCTTGTTCCTCAAACCCGTAAACCTGAGTATTGGGGTGTTCCTCTGATGCCATGGATTccttctatttccatcttcttgaatGTTTTCTTGCTGGGTTGTCAAGATGGTCCCTCTTATATCAGATTTGGGGTTTTTTCGGGCGTCGTCATTCTTTTCTATGTCTTTTACAGCGTTCATGCAAGCTTTGATGCAGAAGGACAGTGTTGTGCCCAAAACTATAAGGAACTCGAAAGAAATCCAGAAAATATTACTGAAAATGGAAGTATCAGTAAGGTGTAA